A region of Thermovibrio ammonificans HB-1 DNA encodes the following proteins:
- the ispH gene encoding 4-hydroxy-3-methylbut-2-enyl diphosphate reductase, whose amino-acid sequence MEIKVAKSAGFCWGVKRAVNMAVEALEKDGRAYCLGELIHNRREIERLRKLGMDFIEDMDAVKKGDTVVIRSHGVAPSVIEFLKGRGARVVDATCPFVKDVHEKAMKLEREGYPVLILGNPKHPEVIGIAGHLKEPIIASTVEEVEALPKMPRLGVVCQTTLNLNFFKEAISLLALKVKELKVYNTICSATSIRQRETRKLAGQVDVMLIIGGKNSSNTTKLYQISKSVNPRSYHVESKDEIDPAWFEGAKSVGITAGASTPAWVIDEVVQFVKDLGKGGVLSGRGVCQTAGGEL is encoded by the coding sequence ATGGAGATAAAAGTAGCTAAGAGTGCAGGTTTCTGCTGGGGTGTAAAGAGGGCGGTTAACATGGCCGTTGAGGCCCTTGAGAAAGACGGCAGGGCCTACTGCCTCGGCGAGCTCATCCACAACAGGCGGGAGATAGAGAGGCTCCGTAAACTCGGTATGGACTTTATAGAGGATATGGACGCCGTTAAAAAGGGCGATACCGTTGTTATCCGCTCCCACGGCGTTGCCCCCAGCGTTATAGAGTTCCTTAAGGGCAGAGGGGCCCGGGTTGTAGATGCCACCTGTCCCTTTGTTAAAGACGTTCACGAAAAGGCGATGAAGCTCGAAAGGGAAGGGTATCCCGTTTTAATCCTTGGAAACCCCAAACACCCCGAAGTTATCGGAATAGCCGGCCACCTGAAGGAGCCGATTATCGCAAGCACCGTTGAGGAGGTTGAGGCACTGCCCAAGATGCCCCGTTTAGGGGTAGTGTGTCAAACAACCCTGAACCTGAACTTCTTCAAGGAGGCGATATCCCTTCTTGCCCTGAAAGTTAAAGAACTCAAAGTTTATAATACAATATGTAGTGCCACCTCTATCAGGCAGAGAGAGACCCGCAAGCTGGCCGGCCAGGTGGATGTAATGCTGATAATCGGAGGAAAAAACAGCTCAAACACAACAAAACTCTACCAGATATCAAAATCCGTTAACCCCCGCAGTTACCACGTTGAGTCCAAGGACGAAATCGACCCGGCGTGGTTTGAAGGTGCAAAGAGCGTTGGTATAACCGCAGGTGCCTCTACACCTGCTTGGGTTATAGATGAAGTCGTTCAGTTCGTTAAAGACCTTGGTAAAGGGGGAGTGCTAAGTGGAAGGGGAGTTTGCCAAACTGCTGGAGGAGAGCTTTAA
- a CDS encoding outer membrane beta-barrel protein — MVKRALGILATVICLSQPSFAGVSAQGALSYGFFNRVSAGSGARLSSALLELKGGTGPAFNVAVGSLLLPTVAGDPLKNGANFATNGGGSRFGLLWGYLKIPAPGGFELSVGELTTNVGAELPATYSNPNVQFGLLWRAQPFIYKGVRLSKEEGRLNLYTEYDWGKGLGSSDSRAFGAGVGFNLSRGELGLNYFSVNGYKRMLDAVYTLPLSGGFSVTLNADYQWLVDSPSKRGEGVALYLTASGGAFSLPVRFEVVNEEAGSNIYGLSGGRAVSVTVTPTFKLNGWSEIRLEVSEVSASRPAFNGKSEVTSVAVEFTACF; from the coding sequence ATGGTGAAGCGCGCTTTAGGAATTTTAGCAACCGTGATTTGCCTTTCACAGCCTTCCTTTGCAGGTGTATCGGCTCAGGGGGCTCTCTCCTACGGCTTCTTTAACAGGGTTTCGGCAGGCAGCGGTGCCCGCCTATCCAGCGCCCTTTTGGAGTTAAAGGGGGGAACCGGACCCGCCTTCAACGTTGCCGTAGGCTCGTTACTTCTGCCCACGGTTGCAGGTGACCCCTTAAAGAACGGCGCAAACTTTGCAACAAACGGCGGAGGCAGCCGCTTCGGCCTTTTATGGGGGTATTTAAAGATACCTGCTCCCGGCGGTTTTGAGCTCTCTGTAGGGGAGCTTACTACAAACGTAGGTGCCGAGCTTCCCGCCACCTACTCAAACCCCAACGTCCAGTTCGGCCTTCTGTGGAGAGCCCAGCCCTTTATCTATAAAGGTGTGCGCCTTTCAAAGGAGGAGGGCCGTTTAAACCTTTACACCGAGTACGACTGGGGCAAGGGGCTCGGCAGCAGCGACAGCAGGGCTTTCGGTGCCGGTGTGGGATTTAACCTTTCCCGAGGGGAACTCGGCCTTAACTACTTTAGTGTTAACGGTTACAAGAGGATGCTCGACGCCGTTTACACCCTTCCCCTTTCCGGAGGTTTTTCGGTTACGCTGAACGCCGACTACCAGTGGCTTGTAGACTCACCCTCCAAAAGGGGTGAAGGGGTTGCCCTTTACCTTACCGCCTCCGGGGGAGCTTTCAGCCTGCCCGTTCGCTTCGAGGTTGTTAACGAAGAGGCCGGCTCGAACATATACGGCTTGAGCGGCGGCAGGGCGGTCTCCGTTACCGTAACCCCCACTTTTAAACTCAACGGCTGGTCGGAAATCAGGCTGGAGGTTTCGGAGGTCTCCGCTTCAAGGCCGGCCTTTAACGGTAAGAGTGAGGTTACGTCGGTTGCCGTTGAGTTTACCGCCTGTTTCTAA
- the hemW gene encoding radical SAM family heme chaperone HemW: MNRPFEALYVHVPFCRSKCFYCDFYSEAGRTKDGYVKLLLTELSLLQPELQQFPTVYFGGGTPSLMEPSFFETLLSRVGQFSEVTVEFNPEDATPQKLRALRELGVNRVSIGVQSLSDTTLKALRRRHTARQGLKAVEEALKVFNNVSVDLIYGVPGQRPEEFLRELETLLSLPVKHVSLYALTPYSETQLGRLVELGKVELPPEEQVEECYRLGAKLLEEKGLKRYEISNFALEGFRCKHNLHYWRLNNYLGIGPSAASFSDSRYRRNVSSLESYERKLAAGELPTAEEVKFSPDELKEVKLSFGLRLTEGVELEALGLKEWFQELLAADEAIGAMVEEGLLEFSGGRLRLGEKGVLTSNAVIATLLSKLPKSTP; this comes from the coding sequence GTGAACAGGCCGTTTGAAGCCCTCTACGTCCACGTTCCCTTCTGCCGTTCAAAGTGCTTCTACTGCGACTTCTACTCGGAAGCCGGCAGAACAAAGGATGGCTACGTAAAACTCCTCCTTACCGAGCTCTCCCTCCTACAACCGGAGCTTCAGCAGTTCCCCACGGTATACTTCGGCGGAGGAACCCCCTCTCTTATGGAGCCTTCCTTCTTTGAAACCCTTCTGTCGCGGGTGGGGCAGTTCTCGGAAGTCACCGTGGAGTTTAACCCGGAAGATGCAACGCCCCAAAAGCTCAGGGCCTTAAGGGAGCTGGGGGTGAACAGGGTCAGCATAGGAGTTCAGAGCCTCTCAGACACAACTCTTAAAGCCTTAAGGCGAAGGCACACCGCCCGGCAGGGGTTAAAGGCCGTAGAAGAGGCCCTAAAAGTTTTCAACAACGTGAGCGTAGACCTCATCTACGGCGTTCCCGGCCAGCGGCCGGAAGAGTTTCTAAGAGAGCTGGAGACCTTGCTTTCCCTCCCGGTGAAGCACGTATCCCTGTACGCCCTCACCCCCTACAGCGAAACTCAGCTGGGGAGACTGGTGGAGCTGGGGAAGGTGGAGCTGCCGCCGGAGGAGCAGGTTGAGGAGTGCTACCGCCTTGGGGCGAAGCTCTTAGAGGAGAAAGGCTTAAAACGCTACGAGATATCGAACTTTGCGCTGGAGGGCTTCCGGTGTAAGCACAACCTCCACTACTGGAGGCTGAACAACTACTTGGGAATAGGCCCTTCGGCGGCCTCCTTCAGCGATAGCAGGTACAGGAGGAACGTTTCAAGCCTTGAAAGCTACGAAAGGAAGCTTGCGGCCGGGGAGCTTCCAACGGCAGAGGAGGTAAAGTTCTCACCAGATGAGCTCAAAGAGGTGAAGCTCTCCTTCGGCCTGAGGCTGACCGAAGGGGTAGAGCTTGAAGCTCTGGGCCTGAAGGAGTGGTTCCAGGAGCTTCTGGCCGCCGACGAGGCAATCGGCGCAATGGTAGAGGAGGGGCTACTGGAGTTCAGTGGCGGCCGGCTCAGGCTGGGGGAAAAGGGCGTTCTGACCTCCAACGCCGTAATAGCAACGCTCCTTTCCAAACTGCCTAAGAGCACTCCTTAG
- the rsmH gene encoding 16S rRNA (cytosine(1402)-N(4))-methyltransferase RsmH — MEEIYHPPVLLKESLKVLKAEEGGVFVDATLGGGGHTEAILKAHPENRVIAIDRDEEAIERAMERLKPYGDRVSIYHANFSQIDRVLQMEGVERVKGVLFDLGVSHFHLRGERGFTVWKEQPLDMRMDRSQKLTAKEVVNELSERELARIIFRYGEEKFARKIASEIVKRRKRKPIETTTELASIVEEVIPKKLWAGRKKHPAVKTFQAIRIYVNREFEEIETGIPKAAEFVEPGGRLAVITFHSLEDRLVKNILRNLEGFTPVTKKPIVPTEEEVVENPAARSAKLRAAERVRP; from the coding sequence ATGGAGGAGATATACCACCCGCCGGTACTTCTCAAAGAGTCCCTTAAAGTACTAAAGGCGGAAGAAGGAGGAGTGTTTGTAGATGCAACTTTAGGGGGAGGAGGCCACACCGAGGCTATACTGAAGGCACACCCCGAGAACAGGGTTATAGCCATAGACAGGGACGAAGAGGCGATAGAACGGGCAATGGAGAGGCTTAAACCTTACGGCGATAGAGTTTCCATCTATCACGCCAACTTCTCCCAAATAGACCGGGTTCTACAGATGGAAGGGGTCGAAAGGGTAAAGGGGGTACTCTTTGACTTGGGCGTTTCCCACTTCCACCTACGGGGCGAGAGGGGGTTTACCGTTTGGAAGGAGCAGCCCCTCGACATGCGGATGGACAGGAGCCAGAAGTTAACGGCAAAAGAGGTGGTGAACGAACTCTCCGAACGGGAGCTGGCAAGGATAATCTTCCGGTACGGCGAGGAGAAGTTCGCACGGAAAATAGCCTCGGAGATAGTAAAGAGGAGAAAGAGGAAACCCATAGAGACAACAACCGAGCTGGCCTCGATAGTGGAGGAGGTGATTCCAAAAAAGCTGTGGGCCGGAAGGAAGAAACACCCGGCGGTAAAAACCTTTCAGGCCATAAGGATATACGTTAACAGGGAGTTTGAGGAGATTGAAACCGGCATACCGAAGGCGGCAGAGTTCGTGGAGCCCGGAGGCAGACTCGCCGTAATAACGTTCCACTCCTTGGAAGACAGGCTCGTTAAGAACATATTAAGGAACCTTGAAGGGTTCACTCCCGTGACGAAGAAGCCGATAGTTCCCACGGAAGAGGAGGTGGTAGAGAACCCGGCTGCAAGGAGCGCAAAGCTGAGGGCCGCAGAGAGGGTAAGGCCCTAA
- a CDS encoding ammonium transporter: protein MKRLVFALALAALPSAAYASGSKLDSGDTAWMLVATALVMLMTPAGLALFYGGMARSKNILNTIAMSFLAYCVVSLVWVGWGYTLAFGPDFHGIIGKLTKLFLSGVSPSSLSGTIPEYLFVAFQGTFAAITVALASGAVIERLKFSTWLVFSVLWATVVYAPVAHWVWGGGFLAHDGALDFAGGTVVHINAGIAGLVMALMLGKRRGYGRSAFFPSSVVLTALGAALLWFGWFGFNAGSALAANGSAAVAMLVTNTAAAAAAISWLLVEWLFLKKPTVLGAASGAVAGLVAITPAAGYVGIGGALAIGLVAGALGWFGVFVLKKKLGYDDSLDAFGVHGINGIWGAIATGIFASKVIGGTPGVLEGNLPLLWTQVKAVLVTVIYSAVMTAAVFAVSSLITGGARVTEEEEIQGLDSAVHGERGFNL, encoded by the coding sequence ATGAAGCGTTTAGTCTTTGCCCTTGCCTTAGCCGCGCTCCCTTCGGCTGCTTACGCGTCGGGTTCCAAGCTGGACAGCGGCGATACAGCCTGGATGCTCGTTGCCACTGCCCTTGTGATGCTTATGACCCCCGCCGGCCTTGCCCTCTTCTACGGGGGTATGGCCCGCAGTAAGAACATTTTGAACACGATAGCCATGAGCTTCCTCGCCTACTGCGTTGTCTCCCTCGTTTGGGTGGGGTGGGGGTACACGCTGGCCTTCGGCCCCGACTTCCACGGGATTATCGGTAAGCTTACTAAGCTCTTTCTCTCTGGGGTCTCCCCCTCCTCCCTTTCTGGCACCATACCCGAGTACCTCTTCGTTGCCTTTCAGGGAACCTTCGCGGCGATTACCGTTGCCCTTGCGAGCGGTGCGGTTATAGAGAGGCTGAAGTTCTCCACCTGGCTTGTCTTCTCGGTTCTTTGGGCAACTGTTGTTTACGCCCCTGTTGCCCACTGGGTTTGGGGAGGAGGCTTCCTCGCCCACGACGGAGCCCTCGACTTTGCCGGCGGCACGGTGGTTCACATAAACGCCGGTATAGCCGGCCTCGTTATGGCCCTTATGCTCGGAAAGCGCAGGGGATACGGCAGGAGCGCCTTCTTCCCCTCGTCGGTGGTCCTAACGGCCCTTGGGGCGGCCCTTTTGTGGTTCGGCTGGTTCGGCTTTAACGCAGGTTCGGCACTTGCCGCAAACGGCTCTGCTGCCGTGGCAATGCTCGTTACAAACACCGCTGCTGCTGCTGCTGCAATCTCGTGGCTGCTTGTGGAGTGGCTCTTCCTTAAAAAGCCCACCGTTTTAGGGGCAGCCTCCGGCGCCGTTGCTGGCCTTGTTGCAATAACTCCTGCCGCCGGTTACGTGGGAATCGGCGGAGCTCTGGCGATAGGGCTCGTTGCAGGTGCCCTCGGCTGGTTTGGCGTGTTTGTTCTGAAGAAGAAGCTCGGCTACGACGATTCCCTCGACGCCTTTGGCGTTCACGGTATCAACGGTATCTGGGGAGCGATTGCCACCGGTATATTTGCCTCAAAAGTGATAGGGGGAACGCCCGGCGTTCTCGAGGGGAACCTTCCCCTGCTGTGGACTCAGGTTAAGGCGGTTCTCGTAACCGTTATCTACTCTGCCGTTATGACCGCTGCCGTTTTTGCCGTTAGTTCCCTAATCACCGGCGGAGCAAGGGTAACAGAAGAAGAGGAAATTCAAGGCCTTGACTCTGCCGTTCACGGCGAGAGGGGCTTTAACCTGTAG
- a CDS encoding tetratricopeptide repeat protein produces the protein MGLFDLFKKKSPEELFFEAVKAGDAMETVKLGEELLRQRPNDLSILNPYIDALIRLGKKEDAVKLLLSFAEERIKEDYYDVAIPILKRILKIDPLNLKAIKLLANTYKKKELFYEAFNTLVESYRRFKESGIRADSIKELIEDFIKEQFHPLFYERYADLLMEEKDTENALVNYVLAANLYLKLGNYKSALRTLLKAEQIRKNESLDRQVVEALAHIDDPKLIKDLLPPLLQNYKNNEEFLKFVVSVFSEADRLPLLKQIVKELQAPKVKYTLLALINFELGEVEEAQEYLEKLKLVDRDLYEKIAATVKSKYQEVLEGIEFPEEVEELPEPEQVLEVLEQVLDLNDIVSEYVEKIGEEEKPSEIKQEIETLKTFEKDGRKALSTAEALLGLGKFDEAIEAAKAALNTENAFKATALIAEAMIGKGELTDALSFLLEAIKNSSLTPEEKARLKVLIGDIHKIKGELNKALMWYREAQKVLNDPEVQEKIEEIEGSEQAV, from the coding sequence TTGGGACTGTTCGACCTCTTTAAAAAGAAGTCCCCGGAAGAGCTCTTCTTCGAAGCCGTAAAAGCCGGGGACGCAATGGAGACGGTGAAGCTGGGAGAGGAGCTCCTCCGCCAAAGGCCAAACGACCTCTCCATTTTAAACCCCTACATAGACGCCCTCATCAGGCTCGGCAAGAAAGAGGACGCCGTTAAGCTGCTCCTTTCGTTTGCCGAGGAGCGGATAAAAGAGGACTACTACGACGTAGCAATTCCCATCCTGAAGAGAATCCTGAAAATAGACCCGCTGAACCTTAAGGCGATAAAGCTGCTCGCAAACACCTACAAGAAGAAGGAGCTCTTTTACGAAGCCTTCAACACCCTTGTTGAGAGCTACAGGCGGTTTAAAGAGTCGGGGATTCGGGCCGACTCTATAAAGGAGCTGATTGAGGACTTCATAAAGGAGCAGTTCCACCCCCTCTTCTACGAGCGCTACGCCGACCTCCTGATGGAGGAGAAGGATACGGAAAACGCCCTTGTCAACTACGTGCTTGCGGCAAACCTCTACCTGAAGCTGGGGAACTACAAGTCCGCCCTCAGAACGCTGCTGAAGGCCGAGCAGATAAGGAAGAACGAGTCCCTCGACAGGCAGGTGGTTGAAGCCCTTGCCCACATAGACGACCCGAAGCTCATAAAAGACCTCCTTCCCCCGCTGCTCCAGAACTACAAGAACAACGAGGAGTTCTTAAAGTTCGTAGTTTCCGTTTTCTCAGAGGCCGACAGACTTCCGCTGCTGAAACAGATAGTAAAAGAGCTTCAAGCCCCCAAGGTGAAGTACACCCTCCTTGCCCTCATCAACTTCGAGCTGGGTGAGGTGGAAGAGGCCCAGGAGTACCTTGAGAAGCTGAAGCTGGTAGACAGGGACCTCTACGAGAAGATTGCAGCAACGGTCAAGAGCAAGTACCAAGAGGTTCTCGAGGGTATAGAGTTCCCCGAAGAGGTAGAGGAGCTTCCAGAGCCCGAGCAGGTCCTTGAAGTCTTAGAGCAGGTTCTCGACCTGAACGACATAGTATCGGAGTACGTTGAGAAGATAGGCGAGGAGGAGAAGCCCAGCGAAATCAAGCAGGAGATAGAGACCCTCAAAACCTTCGAGAAGGACGGCAGGAAGGCCCTATCTACGGCCGAAGCGCTGCTGGGACTCGGGAAGTTCGACGAGGCCATAGAGGCGGCAAAGGCGGCACTCAACACCGAAAACGCCTTTAAAGCCACCGCCCTCATAGCGGAGGCGATGATAGGTAAAGGTGAGCTTACCGACGCCCTATCGTTCCTGCTCGAGGCGATAAAGAACTCCTCCCTAACCCCCGAGGAGAAGGCCCGCCTCAAAGTCCTCATAGGCGACATCCACAAGATTAAAGGGGAGCTCAACAAGGCCCTCATGTGGTACAGGGAGGCCCAGAAGGTCCTCAACGACCCGGAGGTTCAGGAGAAGATAGAGGAGATTGAGGGCAGTGAACAGGCCGTTTGA
- the argF gene encoding ornithine carbamoyltransferase: protein MKDFISMLDADRLFIENIISLSAFLKEKQKKGELYRPLEGFTAALIFEKPSTRTRVSFEVGVYQLGGHGVYMDTQGSQLGRGEPIKDTARVLSRYVDLIVIRTFGQERVEELARYASVPVINALTDQEHPCQVLADLFTIWEYKGELKGLKVAYLGDGNNMCNSWLVGAAYMGMRFYAATPKGYEPLEKYVKAAKEIAKSTGAEIVVTNDPEEAVKDADVIYTDVWASMGQEAEAEERRRIFTPYQVNGELVKLAKPDFLFMHCLPAHRGEEVTDEVIEGERSVVWDQAENRLHTQKALILKLVRRVRP from the coding sequence ATGAAAGACTTTATCTCGATGCTCGATGCCGACAGGCTCTTCATAGAGAACATAATATCCCTCTCTGCCTTCCTAAAGGAGAAGCAGAAGAAGGGGGAGCTCTACAGACCCCTCGAGGGCTTTACCGCCGCACTGATATTTGAAAAGCCGTCCACCAGAACCAGGGTCTCCTTTGAAGTGGGAGTTTACCAGCTCGGCGGCCACGGCGTTTACATGGATACTCAGGGCTCCCAGCTGGGCAGGGGTGAGCCCATAAAGGATACTGCGAGGGTGCTCTCCCGCTACGTAGACCTGATAGTCATAAGGACCTTCGGCCAGGAGAGGGTGGAGGAGCTTGCCCGCTACGCCTCGGTTCCCGTTATAAACGCCCTTACCGACCAGGAGCATCCCTGTCAGGTTCTCGCCGACCTCTTTACCATCTGGGAGTACAAGGGAGAGTTGAAGGGGCTAAAAGTTGCCTACCTGGGAGACGGCAACAACATGTGTAACTCCTGGCTCGTGGGTGCAGCCTACATGGGAATGCGCTTTTACGCCGCAACCCCCAAGGGGTACGAACCCCTTGAGAAGTACGTTAAGGCCGCCAAGGAGATTGCGAAGAGTACCGGCGCAGAAATAGTTGTAACCAACGACCCCGAAGAGGCGGTTAAAGACGCCGACGTTATCTATACCGACGTTTGGGCCTCTATGGGTCAGGAGGCCGAGGCCGAAGAGCGCCGACGGATTTTCACCCCCTACCAGGTAAACGGCGAGCTTGTAAAGCTGGCAAAGCCGGATTTCCTCTTTATGCACTGTCTTCCGGCCCACAGGGGCGAAGAGGTTACAGACGAAGTTATAGAGGGTGAACGCTCCGTAGTTTGGGACCAGGCCGAGAACAGGCTTCACACCCAGAAGGCCTTGATTTTGAAGCTTGTGAGGAGGGTGAGGCCTTAG
- a CDS encoding S1 RNA-binding domain-containing protein, whose amino-acid sequence MEGEFAKLLEESFKKLNQEVITGTVVKVTDREVFVDFGWKSEGVVPVKELGYKPKVGDKIDVCVVEPETEEGYALLSVNCARSIKEWERIANEIEERGVVRGVIKQKVRGGYKVRLKEGITVFLPMSQVDIMPVVHPDQWLDREIEAKVLSVDRKRRSVVISRRKLLEEERAKKRKETLKRLKEGEIVEGTVKNIVDFGIFVDVDGVDGLVHKSDISWSGLKTPFDVAQIGDKIKVKIKKIERDKERLVLSLKETRPDPWERIEELFSPGQVVEGEVVKEDRKGVWVYLPNDVAGFLPAGAVPKGVKLKYKHRYKFVVDRIDRDKRRVILKWQEEERRK is encoded by the coding sequence GTGGAAGGGGAGTTTGCCAAACTGCTGGAGGAGAGCTTTAAGAAGCTCAACCAGGAGGTTATAACCGGAACGGTGGTTAAAGTCACCGACCGGGAAGTTTTCGTTGACTTCGGCTGGAAGTCAGAGGGGGTGGTTCCTGTTAAGGAGCTCGGCTACAAGCCGAAAGTGGGCGACAAAATAGACGTTTGCGTTGTGGAGCCCGAAACCGAAGAAGGTTACGCTCTCCTCTCGGTGAACTGCGCCCGCTCCATTAAGGAGTGGGAGCGGATAGCCAACGAGATAGAGGAAAGGGGTGTCGTTCGGGGTGTCATAAAGCAGAAGGTCAGAGGTGGCTACAAAGTAAGGCTCAAAGAGGGTATAACCGTTTTCCTGCCCATGTCGCAGGTTGACATAATGCCCGTTGTTCACCCCGACCAGTGGCTCGACAGGGAGATAGAGGCCAAAGTTCTCTCGGTGGATAGAAAGCGAAGGAGCGTTGTAATCTCGAGGAGGAAGCTCCTTGAGGAGGAGAGGGCCAAGAAGCGTAAAGAGACCCTCAAAAGGCTTAAAGAGGGCGAAATAGTAGAGGGCACCGTTAAGAACATAGTGGATTTCGGTATCTTCGTTGACGTAGACGGGGTAGACGGCCTCGTTCACAAGAGTGATATCTCCTGGAGCGGGCTTAAAACGCCCTTCGACGTTGCCCAGATAGGCGACAAAATAAAGGTGAAGATAAAGAAGATTGAGAGAGATAAAGAAAGGCTCGTTCTCTCTCTTAAGGAGACCCGCCCCGACCCGTGGGAGCGGATAGAGGAGCTCTTCTCTCCCGGTCAGGTTGTTGAAGGGGAAGTGGTTAAAGAAGATAGAAAGGGCGTTTGGGTTTACCTGCCCAACGACGTTGCAGGTTTCCTTCCTGCAGGTGCCGTTCCCAAGGGGGTGAAGCTAAAGTACAAACACAGGTAT
- a CDS encoding N-glycosylase/DNA lyase, with translation MAVNLTLNPERAREVARELLSAFEKGGIFGKRQLPDDAVNELLPSLEFEEALLLVTFTTALDYMRNASELWSSSIKTFSDEEVKWVFDPKEVKRKGAEALKEALLKHGLAKKKNRDPQIWFSIASSLAERHNGSLRSLFESYGYDVEFMFKDFLKNRKEEFPSLSGEKLFPHWIRSLRDKFNLPFKNVEKLPIPVDVHVARATFTTGCITGKYSAKGLNETIKRRVVKVWEEGLKGTGIAPIEMFRPLWLLSKYGCHYRKNGERPKRGECPVGHLCVDGKVVVTSGRVEIDTK, from the coding sequence ATGGCTGTTAATCTAACGTTAAACCCGGAGCGGGCAAGGGAGGTTGCCCGGGAGCTTCTGTCCGCCTTCGAGAAGGGCGGTATTTTCGGCAAGCGCCAGCTCCCCGACGACGCCGTAAACGAACTCCTCCCCTCCCTTGAGTTTGAGGAGGCCCTGCTTCTGGTCACGTTCACAACGGCACTCGACTACATGCGAAACGCTTCCGAGCTCTGGAGCTCCTCTATAAAGACCTTCTCCGACGAGGAGGTTAAGTGGGTTTTCGACCCCAAAGAGGTGAAGAGAAAAGGGGCGGAGGCCCTTAAAGAGGCCCTTTTGAAGCACGGGCTCGCAAAGAAGAAGAACAGGGACCCCCAAATCTGGTTCTCTATAGCCAGCTCCCTTGCCGAAAGGCACAACGGCAGCCTGAGGAGCCTCTTTGAGAGTTACGGTTACGACGTTGAATTTATGTTTAAAGACTTTCTGAAGAACCGGAAGGAGGAGTTCCCGAGCCTTTCGGGGGAGAAGCTCTTTCCCCACTGGATTCGCTCCCTGAGGGATAAGTTTAACCTGCCCTTTAAGAACGTTGAGAAGCTCCCGATTCCCGTTGACGTTCACGTGGCCCGGGCAACGTTCACAACGGGCTGCATAACGGGTAAGTACTCTGCCAAGGGGCTCAACGAGACCATAAAGAGAAGGGTTGTAAAGGTGTGGGAAGAGGGGCTAAAAGGAACCGGCATAGCCCCGATAGAGATGTTCCGCCCCCTTTGGCTTTTGAGTAAGTACGGCTGCCACTACAGGAAAAACGGCGAAAGGCCCAAGAGGGGTGAGTGTCCGGTGGGCCACCTGTGTGTAGACGGTAAAGTGGTTGTCACTTCCGGCAGGGTGGAGATAGATACCAAATGA
- a CDS encoding lysophospholipid acyltransferase family protein, giving the protein MEALTSRYPWVKRKTAYWVWLNTVARAIAGLCRLRVYGRENVPAEGPVLLVANHRSYLDPPLVAYAVKKRPVFFMAKSELFTTPVLSTLIKHWGNAFPVKRGRADLTALKTALEVLEKGELVCIFPEGQRAPAGRFVRPKWGAGMVALKARVPIVPCLIEGSEKLIGKEGLVTGWPKVTIRFGRPFTIDLEDSKENYQRAANLMMERIKELQNGDKSS; this is encoded by the coding sequence ATGGAAGCCTTAACAAGTAGGTACCCGTGGGTTAAGAGGAAAACGGCTTACTGGGTTTGGCTCAACACCGTTGCGCGGGCCATTGCCGGCCTGTGCCGCCTTAGGGTTTACGGCAGGGAGAACGTTCCTGCCGAGGGCCCGGTTCTCCTTGTGGCCAACCACAGGAGCTACCTCGACCCTCCGCTTGTGGCCTATGCGGTTAAAAAGAGGCCCGTTTTCTTCATGGCGAAGTCGGAGCTTTTTACAACCCCCGTTCTCTCCACCCTAATAAAGCACTGGGGTAACGCTTTCCCCGTGAAAAGGGGTAGGGCCGACCTTACCGCCCTTAAAACGGCCCTTGAAGTTCTGGAAAAGGGGGAGCTTGTCTGCATATTCCCCGAAGGGCAGCGTGCCCCTGCCGGGAGGTTTGTAAGGCCCAAGTGGGGGGCCGGAATGGTTGCGCTCAAGGCCCGGGTTCCGATAGTTCCGTGTCTGATTGAGGGGAGCGAGAAGCTGATAGGTAAAGAGGGGCTTGTTACGGGGTGGCCGAAAGTTACCATTAGGTTCGGTAGGCCCTTTACCATAGATTTAGAGGATAGTAAGGAGAACTACCAGAGGGCAGCCAACCTGATGATGGAACGGATAAAGGAGCTTCAAAATGGAGATAAAAGTAGCTAA
- a CDS encoding prepilin-type N-terminal cleavage/methylation domain-containing protein, translated as MRGFTLLELLIVLVILSLLLTVSLPALFNLSLSSRESFDNRLSSLSSQICLLGKCGSVCVDFLNGTLSLGGESLKLPLKPKTFVVPGRLVSGEQFNSFCFTPSGPTDALLVLKEGDSYRAYLFLFPTGEVYTYNLTTGEADTLKDKVEKGRLAEWFRYY; from the coding sequence ATGAGAGGCTTTACCCTGCTTGAACTTCTGATAGTTCTCGTTATCCTCTCCCTGCTCCTGACGGTTTCGCTTCCCGCCCTGTTTAACCTATCGCTTTCATCCCGGGAGAGCTTCGACAACAGGCTCTCCTCCCTCTCCTCCCAGATCTGCCTGCTGGGAAAGTGCGGTAGCGTGTGCGTAGATTTCCTGAACGGCACCCTTAGCCTCGGCGGAGAGAGCCTTAAACTGCCCTTGAAGCCCAAAACTTTCGTTGTTCCCGGAAGGCTCGTCTCCGGTGAGCAGTTCAACTCTTTCTGCTTCACCCCTTCCGGACCCACCGACGCCCTGCTCGTTCTAAAGGAGGGGGACTCCTACAGGGCCTACCTTTTCCTTTTCCCTACGGGAGAGGTTTACACTTACAACTTAACAACGGGGGAGGCAGATACCTTAAAGGACAAAGTGGAAAAGGGGAGGCTGGCGGAATGGTTCAGGTATTACTGA